The genomic region CCAATTATAATCAAATCTGCCGCTTATAACAAATTTAATTTCATCATTTTTGGTCAAGAATTTGATATTTTTCCAGCGGTTTTTTATTTCCATTCCACTGCCCGGGCATTTAATATCCATTATTTTTACGGCTTTGGGACTCAATTTACTTATATCCAAACTGCCGTTTGTTTCAACAAGGACGGAATATCCGGCCTTAAGCAATTTATCCGCCAGTTGATTAATATCATCCTGCAGTAAAGGTTCGCCGCCTGTTATTTCCACTAATTTTATTTTGTATTTTTTTATTTCAGACAGGATTCCCGGGACGGAAAAGACTCTCCCGGACTTGTAAGCATATTTTGTGTCGCAGTAAGAACACCTGAGGTTACAGCCTGCGGTCCTTACAAAAACGCAGGGCAAACCGCTGTGATATGATTCACCCTGCAGGCTTTTATATATTTCAGTAATTTCCATTTAATTCGGTTTTGTATCCGCCTGTTCAATTTTCCCATCCAGATAATCTTCAATAGCTAATTTAACAGGATCTTCAGATACATGATGGTCCGGACTTA from bacterium harbors:
- a CDS encoding radical SAM protein; translation: MEITEIYKSLQGESYHSGLPCVFVRTAGCNLRCSYCDTKYAYKSGRVFSVPGILSEIKKYKIKLVEITGGEPLLQDDINQLADKLLKAGYSVLVETNGSLDISKLSPKAVKIMDIKCPGSGMEIKNRWKNIKFLTKNDEIKFVISGRFDYNWAKQKIKDFSLDKITKISFSPAWKLLSPGILAGWILKDELDVRFQIQLHKILWPGKRRT